The following proteins are encoded in a genomic region of Nitrospirota bacterium:
- a CDS encoding xanthine dehydrogenase family protein molybdopterin-binding subunit: MTPLSRREFLQASLAGAGLTLVAGVGPWGPAVAHAKEESVLSPAVWLKVRTDGSVLTVVNKSEMGQGVYTSLPMIMADELDTPWETVELRVAPAGKEYKDPVWDQQATGGSTSVRHMEEPLRKAAASARQMLLQAGAATWGVPAGECRAEQGMVRHPESGRSLSYGELAAKAAALPVPESPPLKKPANFTLRGKPLDRLDVPAKVAGRARFGIDVFVEGMLYAAMARPPAYGAGLLSFDEVAARKVPGVKAVAPLSHGVAVCAESIWAAQRGRDALNAKWSRGTEPSLSSASLAETFHESLAKKGVIAENRGDAAQAVVKADARVESTYLLPYLAHVTMEPMNATAHVQADRCEVWVPTQNQTGVLEEAGKISGLPPEKIQVHTTFLGCGLGRRYERDFTREALEASKTCGKPVKLIWSREQDIHYDFYRPANAASIRGSVDQDGRITGWAHKVAAPSIFARAIPEMMKGGVDPAAVEGVKDLIYDVENLYVEYVRVETPVPVGFWRSVGHSHNAFTVESFVDELAEAAGRDPLALRLDNLKNNPDARRVLSTVAEMSDYGRPRPDGRALGVAVHASFGSTVAQAAEVSVDSETGVTVHRVWCAVDSGKVINPAIVKAQMRGGIIMGLSAALMEEVAFKDGGPRSGNFDTYPILRMGAVPEIEVEVTPGGGPLGGIGEPGVPPIAPAVSNAVFAAAGIRFRTLPMNPQRVKEEMKRAGKAT, translated from the coding sequence ATGACCCCCCTTTCCAGGCGCGAATTCCTCCAGGCGTCCCTGGCCGGGGCCGGCCTCACCCTGGTGGCCGGCGTGGGCCCGTGGGGGCCGGCCGTTGCCCATGCGAAGGAAGAAAGCGTGCTCAGCCCCGCCGTCTGGCTCAAGGTCCGCACCGACGGCAGCGTGCTGACCGTCGTGAACAAGTCCGAGATGGGCCAAGGGGTTTATACCTCGCTGCCCATGATTATGGCCGATGAGCTTGACACCCCGTGGGAGACGGTGGAGCTTCGGGTGGCCCCGGCGGGGAAAGAGTACAAGGACCCCGTCTGGGACCAGCAGGCGACCGGCGGCAGCACCAGCGTGCGGCATATGGAAGAGCCCCTGCGGAAGGCCGCCGCATCCGCCCGGCAGATGCTCCTTCAGGCCGGAGCAGCCACGTGGGGCGTCCCCGCAGGCGAGTGCCGGGCGGAGCAGGGGATGGTAAGGCATCCCGAAAGCGGAAGGAGCCTCTCTTACGGCGAGCTGGCCGCGAAAGCCGCCGCCCTCCCGGTGCCGGAGAGCCCTCCCCTCAAAAAGCCGGCCAACTTCACCCTGAGGGGCAAGCCCCTGGACCGACTGGACGTGCCCGCGAAAGTGGCCGGAAGGGCCCGCTTCGGCATCGACGTCTTCGTCGAAGGCATGCTCTATGCCGCCATGGCCCGCCCTCCCGCCTACGGGGCCGGGCTTCTTTCCTTTGACGAAGTCGCCGCCCGCAAGGTCCCGGGCGTAAAGGCCGTGGCCCCCCTCTCACATGGGGTGGCCGTCTGTGCGGAGAGCATCTGGGCGGCCCAAAGGGGCCGCGACGCCCTGAACGCAAAGTGGAGCCGGGGGACCGAGCCTTCCCTGAGCAGCGCCTCCCTGGCCGAGACGTTCCACGAGAGCCTGGCGAAAAAAGGCGTGATTGCAGAGAACAGGGGAGACGCAGCCCAGGCCGTCGTGAAGGCCGACGCGAGGGTGGAGTCCACCTATCTGCTTCCCTACCTGGCCCACGTGACCATGGAGCCCATGAACGCCACCGCCCACGTGCAGGCGGACCGGTGCGAGGTCTGGGTGCCCACCCAGAACCAGACGGGGGTGCTCGAAGAGGCCGGAAAGATAAGCGGCCTTCCTCCCGAGAAAATCCAGGTGCACACCACCTTCCTGGGCTGCGGCCTGGGCAGGCGATACGAGAGGGACTTCACCCGGGAGGCCCTGGAGGCATCCAAGACTTGCGGCAAGCCGGTCAAGCTCATCTGGAGCCGCGAGCAGGACATCCACTACGACTTCTACCGTCCGGCCAATGCCGCCAGCATACGCGGGAGCGTGGACCAGGACGGCAGGATAACGGGCTGGGCCCACAAGGTGGCCGCGCCTTCCATCTTCGCCCGGGCCATTCCCGAGATGATGAAAGGCGGCGTGGACCCGGCGGCCGTGGAGGGCGTGAAGGACCTCATCTACGACGTCGAGAACCTGTATGTGGAATACGTGCGGGTGGAAACGCCCGTGCCGGTGGGATTCTGGCGCTCGGTGGGGCATTCGCACAACGCCTTTACCGTGGAGAGCTTCGTCGACGAGCTGGCGGAGGCCGCAGGCAGGGACCCCCTCGCCCTGAGGCTCGATAACCTGAAGAATAACCCCGATGCGCGGCGGGTCCTCTCCACGGTGGCCGAGATGTCCGATTACGGGCGTCCCCGCCCCGACGGGCGAGCCCTGGGCGTGGCCGTGCACGCGTCCTTCGGCAGCACGGTGGCCCAGGCGGCGGAGGTCTCTGTGGACAGCGAAACCGGCGTCACGGTGCATCGGGTCTGGTGCGCCGTGGACTCGGGCAAGGTCATCAACCCCGCCATCGTGAAGGCCCAGATGCGCGGAGGCATCATCATGGGGCTCAGCGCCGCCCTCATGGAGGAGGTGGCCTTCAAGGACGGAGGCCCCCGGTCAGGCAACTTCGACACCTACCCCATCCTGAGGATGGGCGCGGTCCCGGAGATAGAGGTCGAGGTCACCCCCGGCGGCGGCCCCCTGGGCGGCATCGGGGAGCCCGGTGTCCCCCCTATCGCCCCGGCCGTTTCCAACGCGGTCTTCGCGGCCGCGGGCATCCGCTTCCGGACCCTGCCCATGAACCCCCAGCGCGTAAAGGAAGAAATGAAGCGGGCCGGAAAGGCCACCTGA
- a CDS encoding nucleotidyltransferase family protein, with product MVLAAGRSERMGTPKQLLPLRGKPALRRTIEALVQGGITRAVAVLPPESPEMENVLAGLPVILVHNAIPRSEMADSVRIGLSEVDSGATGVLIAPADHPLVSAGTVHTLCTLHRSIPGRILMPTYGGRRGHPTLFPQSLLRGLSPGLTLRDVLRQNAGDVQAVDVPDEGVVLDMDTPADYERLKTLARSA from the coding sequence GTGGTGCTTGCGGCGGGGCGCTCGGAGCGGATGGGCACCCCGAAGCAGCTTCTTCCCCTCCGGGGGAAACCCGCCCTCAGACGCACCATTGAGGCTCTGGTACAAGGCGGCATAACGAGGGCCGTGGCCGTCCTGCCCCCCGAAAGCCCGGAGATGGAAAACGTCCTGGCGGGCCTTCCGGTCATCCTTGTGCACAACGCCATCCCCAGAAGCGAGATGGCCGACTCCGTTCGCATCGGTCTCTCCGAGGTCGACTCCGGGGCCACCGGCGTGCTCATCGCCCCGGCAGACCATCCCCTGGTCTCCGCCGGGACCGTCCACACCCTGTGCACCCTTCACCGGAGCATTCCCGGCCGCATCCTGATGCCCACCTACGGGGGCCGGAGGGGACATCCCACCCTGTTTCCACAGTCCCTGCTTCGGGGGCTCTCGCCGGGGCTTACGCTGAGGGACGTGCTTCGGCAAAACGCCGGAGACGTGCAGGCCGTGGACGTGCCGGACGAGGGAGTGGTCCTGGACATGGACACCCCGGCGGACTACGAGCGGCTCAAGACCCTCGCCCGCTCCGCATGA
- a CDS encoding GAF domain-containing protein: MGVSPQKKTNSLLETLEHLDIPAALYDADGTLVAGNAAWAGLLEDRPWEGKRLRDVFPGALPDGACFPAGEHARPLRARTTLPGRDGAGHALELTLSAAGEPGVGLLVVKRSPQEPSPAQMAKELTLFHTFAGILSEHSRTEDILEALIKHMPPIMGVEAGWVHLVEQKTGKLTLRAEMGTDRALLGESEVLRPGECLAGKALSLDNPLVVGNASQDPRLCRAGQSMTGIESLAAVPIRSKGVTWGVLTVASRKPEYFSREDLGLLTVIAGQLGVAIENARLIEQLREKMREIELINELSGTVNSSLSIGTVFRIMVSEIRKIFQYDRASLLLYQEDTDNLLIFALDTQMKTVMPKGVTAPVEGTSAGWVVRNNRPWINGDLAKDVPFALDRKLRDEGIRSTISIPLWQDKMLGVFNLDSTRPGAYGEEDLELLLPVSKHIAIALENSLLFEEISRDKKEWEKTFDAITDMVWIEDMGRSVLRANQALLARTGLSAREVGGLRCEELLGRIGVRVEGRLCANAVQARRAVSLELKGEDGGIFHSWAYPLSDDEGRIYAVVHYLKDVTAQKRLEQQLIRADKLASLGTLVAGIAHEINNPLGIIAGYSEALLDRAKDEGLSGSPAFEDFPEYLKTIHGEIFRCKAILGSLLEFSRPHRGQFRELDVNELLKEVILLVNHRAKRLNCQMEFDLNRDLPKVQAEPGALRQLFMNIIINAMYYTPDGGTILIRSGYPRGAEPGEEDRGTVSVSISDSGPGIPAGILEKIFDPFFTTKPPGEGTGLGLSICHKIAQEHGGVVDAESAPGRGSTFTVRLPAKKPAGKGVR, from the coding sequence ATGGGAGTCTCCCCACAAAAAAAGACGAATTCCCTTCTTGAGACCCTCGAACACCTGGACATTCCCGCAGCGCTCTATGACGCCGATGGCACCCTCGTCGCGGGCAATGCCGCCTGGGCCGGGCTGCTGGAGGACCGCCCCTGGGAGGGGAAGCGTCTCCGGGACGTCTTCCCGGGGGCGCTGCCTGATGGAGCCTGTTTCCCCGCGGGAGAGCATGCCCGTCCGCTCAGGGCCCGGACAACGCTTCCGGGCAGGGACGGCGCCGGCCATGCCCTGGAGCTGACCCTCTCGGCCGCCGGAGAGCCTGGGGTGGGGCTTCTGGTTGTCAAGCGGTCCCCTCAGGAGCCGTCCCCGGCCCAGATGGCCAAGGAGCTTACGCTTTTTCATACCTTCGCCGGCATTCTGAGCGAGCACTCCCGGACGGAAGACATCCTGGAGGCCCTCATCAAGCACATGCCGCCCATCATGGGCGTGGAGGCCGGATGGGTGCACCTGGTGGAGCAGAAGACGGGGAAGTTGACGCTCCGGGCCGAGATGGGCACCGACAGGGCCCTCCTGGGCGAGTCCGAGGTGCTCCGGCCCGGGGAGTGCCTGGCCGGGAAGGCCCTTTCCCTGGATAACCCCCTCGTGGTGGGCAACGCCTCCCAGGACCCCCGCCTCTGCCGGGCCGGGCAGAGCATGACCGGAATCGAGAGCCTGGCCGCCGTCCCCATCCGGAGCAAGGGCGTCACCTGGGGCGTTCTGACGGTGGCAAGCAGAAAGCCCGAGTACTTCAGCCGGGAGGACCTGGGGCTCCTTACGGTCATCGCCGGACAGCTCGGCGTGGCCATAGAGAACGCGCGCCTCATCGAGCAGCTCAGGGAGAAGATGCGGGAGATCGAGCTCATCAACGAGCTGAGCGGCACGGTGAACTCGAGCCTGAGCATCGGCACCGTCTTCCGCATCATGGTCTCCGAGATACGCAAGATTTTCCAGTACGACCGGGCGAGCCTCCTTCTGTACCAGGAGGACACGGACAACCTCCTTATCTTCGCCCTGGACACCCAGATGAAAACCGTCATGCCCAAGGGCGTCACCGCCCCCGTCGAGGGGACCAGCGCGGGCTGGGTCGTCCGCAACAACAGGCCCTGGATAAACGGAGACCTTGCGAAGGACGTCCCCTTCGCCCTGGACCGGAAGCTCCGCGACGAGGGCATACGCTCCACCATCAGCATCCCCCTCTGGCAGGACAAGATGCTCGGGGTCTTCAACCTCGACTCCACGCGCCCCGGCGCCTACGGCGAGGAGGACCTAGAGCTTCTGCTTCCGGTAAGCAAGCACATCGCCATCGCCCTGGAGAACTCCCTTCTCTTCGAGGAGATATCCCGTGACAAGAAGGAATGGGAGAAGACCTTCGACGCCATAACCGACATGGTCTGGATAGAGGACATGGGGCGCAGCGTGCTCCGGGCCAACCAGGCCCTCCTGGCGCGCACCGGCCTCTCGGCGCGGGAGGTCGGGGGGCTCCGGTGCGAAGAGCTCCTCGGGCGCATCGGCGTGCGGGTGGAGGGACGGCTCTGCGCAAACGCCGTACAGGCGCGTCGAGCCGTCTCCCTGGAGCTCAAGGGAGAGGACGGGGGAATTTTCCATTCCTGGGCGTATCCCCTCAGCGACGACGAGGGGCGCATCTACGCCGTGGTGCATTACCTGAAGGACGTCACCGCCCAGAAGCGCCTGGAGCAGCAGCTCATCCGCGCGGACAAGCTGGCTTCCCTGGGCACCCTGGTGGCCGGCATCGCCCATGAGATTAACAACCCCCTGGGCATCATCGCGGGGTACTCCGAGGCCCTCCTGGACAGGGCCAAGGACGAGGGCCTGAGCGGCTCACCGGCCTTCGAGGACTTCCCCGAGTACCTGAAGACCATCCACGGGGAGATATTCCGCTGCAAGGCCATCCTGGGGAGCCTCCTGGAGTTCTCCCGCCCTCACCGGGGGCAGTTCCGGGAGCTGGACGTCAACGAGCTTCTGAAGGAGGTCATCCTCCTGGTGAACCACCGGGCCAAGCGCCTGAACTGCCAGATGGAGTTCGACCTCAACCGCGACCTTCCCAAGGTCCAGGCCGAGCCCGGCGCACTCAGGCAGCTTTTCATGAACATCATCATAAACGCCATGTACTACACCCCCGACGGGGGTACCATCCTGATACGAAGCGGCTATCCCCGGGGCGCCGAGCCCGGCGAGGAAGACAGGGGGACGGTATCCGTATCGATATCGGATTCGGGCCCGGGTATTCCCGCCGGCATCCTCGAGAAGATATTCGACCCGTTCTTCACCACCAAGCCTCCGGGGGAGGGCACGGGCCTGGGCCTGAGCATCTGCCACAAGATAGCCCAGGAGCACGGAGGGGTTGTGGACGCCGAGAGCGCCCCGGGCAGGGGCAGCACCTTCACGGTGAGGCTCCCGGCCAAGAAACCGGCCGGGAAAGGGGTCCGGTGA
- the corA gene encoding magnesium/cobalt transporter CorA → MSEKAGLPPGTPVFVGEKKAEETRITVMDYDEEHVQAWEARSVDECLALKDTPSRTWVHVEGFQDVEAIEALGRGFDVHPLVTEDILNTEQRPKTEVFDDYVFIVAKAVRFSETMDALEVDHVCLVLGKNFLLTFQDGRGDLFAHVRTRVRNARGIVRRAGMDYLAYVLLDSIVDGLFIVLEKLDDIIAEVEEEVTGDAAGPQTLARLHVVKRQVVTLSRIVWPMRDIAVGLTREESAVISAAMEPYLRDIHDHAVQVIETIEAFRDMTSALLDVYLSGVSNKLNEVMKVLTVFASLFIPLTFITGIYGMNFAYMPELHWKWGYFAVLGVMAGLGAALLLFFRKKGFF, encoded by the coding sequence ATGTCCGAGAAGGCCGGGCTTCCTCCGGGAACACCGGTCTTCGTGGGGGAGAAGAAAGCCGAGGAGACGCGCATCACCGTCATGGATTATGACGAGGAGCACGTCCAGGCGTGGGAAGCCCGCTCCGTCGACGAGTGCCTGGCCCTGAAGGACACGCCCTCGCGCACCTGGGTGCACGTGGAAGGCTTCCAGGACGTCGAGGCCATCGAAGCACTGGGCCGTGGCTTCGATGTGCACCCCCTGGTCACCGAGGACATCCTCAACACCGAGCAGCGGCCCAAGACCGAGGTCTTTGACGACTACGTCTTCATCGTGGCCAAAGCGGTGCGGTTTTCCGAGACGATGGACGCCCTGGAGGTCGACCACGTCTGCCTCGTGCTCGGGAAGAACTTTCTGCTCACGTTCCAGGACGGGCGGGGAGACCTTTTCGCGCACGTCCGGACGCGCGTCAGAAACGCCCGGGGCATCGTCAGGAGGGCCGGGATGGACTATCTGGCGTATGTCCTCCTGGACTCCATCGTCGATGGGCTTTTCATTGTGCTGGAGAAGCTGGACGACATCATCGCGGAGGTGGAGGAGGAGGTGACCGGCGATGCGGCCGGCCCGCAGACCCTGGCGAGGCTGCACGTGGTGAAACGCCAGGTGGTCACCCTCTCCCGCATCGTCTGGCCCATGCGGGACATCGCGGTGGGGCTCACCCGGGAGGAGTCCGCCGTCATCTCGGCGGCCATGGAGCCCTACTTGAGGGACATCCATGACCACGCCGTGCAGGTCATCGAGACCATCGAAGCCTTCCGGGACATGACCTCGGCGCTGCTGGACGTCTATCTCTCCGGGGTCAGCAACAAGCTCAACGAAGTGATGAAAGTGCTCACCGTCTTTGCTTCGCTGTTCATTCCCCTGACGTTCATCACGGGAATCTACGGGATGAACTTCGCCTACATGCCGGAGCTGCACTGGAAGTGGGGGTACTTCGCCGTCCTCGGCGTGATGGCCGGGCTCGGCGCGGCCCTCCTGCTGTTCTTCAGGAAGAAGGGGTTCTTTTAA
- a CDS encoding TrkA C-terminal domain-containing protein codes for MKGLYYLFPTLLAILVSLLVVRAAAIALMMTGLDRRRAVFQALSAFTGTGFTTREAESVINHPQRRKIISRLMILGNAGIVAVMVTATSSLVAVEGVQIPINVIILVAGLLVIYKIATHRGFIKRWEQFIEDKLVKSRAMEEAPVEDLLHLLEGHGLVKLIVQEGSAHEGKTVMDFRSAIKGAIILGIEREGQWLPVPRHREVIQAGDRLVIYGRLTALETLRTER; via the coding sequence GTGAAAGGACTGTACTATCTCTTTCCCACCCTCCTTGCGATACTCGTCTCCCTCCTGGTGGTCAGGGCGGCCGCCATCGCCCTGATGATGACCGGGCTCGACAGGAGAAGGGCCGTTTTCCAGGCCCTCTCGGCCTTCACGGGAACGGGCTTCACCACGCGGGAGGCCGAAAGCGTCATCAACCACCCTCAGCGCCGCAAGATCATAAGCAGGCTCATGATCCTCGGCAACGCCGGCATCGTCGCCGTCATGGTCACGGCCACCTCCTCGCTGGTGGCCGTGGAGGGCGTCCAGATTCCCATCAACGTCATCATCCTCGTGGCGGGCCTGCTGGTCATTTACAAGATAGCCACCCACCGGGGGTTCATCAAGCGGTGGGAACAGTTCATCGAGGACAAGCTCGTGAAGTCCAGGGCCATGGAGGAAGCGCCGGTGGAGGACCTCCTGCACCTTCTGGAAGGCCACGGCCTGGTGAAGCTCATCGTGCAGGAGGGCTCTGCCCACGAGGGAAAGACCGTCATGGACTTCAGGTCGGCGATAAAGGGCGCCATAATCCTCGGCATCGAGCGCGAGGGGCAGTGGCTGCCCGTACCGCGCCACAGGGAAGTCATACAGGCGGGAGACAGGCTGGTCATCTACGGCCGCCTGACCGCCCTGGAGACACTCCGGACCGAACGCTGA
- a CDS encoding sensor domain-containing diguanylate cyclase, translating into MGRVLRSPWGAGGGGPWARSLAVFLDAAAVLFPVALYVALFMGGPRRWASWWFPLASLGFLFTFLYFFFRGGANRGRTALAMAGLLVAGVAALPGWEGARTAFVLLPLASALFFDAATALLALALVVAFMLPPLMAGEFRAGLILLGAAASAFCLGTGARRIREREAVRGRHRAARRRDDRLSDGLWGERDPEVRDILKGASFTLAPEAVSLFLLQEGELTLRSSTNEAVTLAPRGLIHEVLEEGRPLLGDAGRGEGFSPGYVRRGRVTSLAAAPVKDGGFTLGVLAADSRSPGAFGAADLEALGLFAGQVARALLRKRIQAETERTNLKLEALRAQSSRLLSSLETETVLDLIMEAVSEMVSLEAAFFLKDTRGFKLVRTEGYAPPRKLRFALGGSLAGMALENAQCLYISNMTLGHGQRALPFEGPEVGSALAVPVLYGEEPLGVIVLTSPRTDTLTPEQIEILSIVVNQAALSLKNSMLHGEITAKAITDGLTGLYNHRHFQELLEKELARVLRSGGSLALLLLDIDHFKQINDTCGHPAGDAVLRKLATILRRTVRSVDVPARYGGEEFAAILVDVDPQGARRTAERIRGKVEGAAFRVDGREIPVTLSVGVASAPRDARRKADLIERADRALYHAKESGRNRVAAWETGGARCLVMPSSQSPLIR; encoded by the coding sequence ATGGGAAGAGTCCTGCGCAGCCCATGGGGGGCAGGGGGTGGCGGACCATGGGCGAGGAGCCTTGCGGTCTTTCTTGACGCGGCCGCCGTGCTTTTCCCCGTGGCCCTGTACGTTGCGCTCTTCATGGGTGGGCCCCGGCGGTGGGCCTCCTGGTGGTTTCCCCTGGCATCTCTGGGCTTTCTTTTTACCTTCCTCTATTTTTTCTTCCGGGGCGGCGCGAACCGGGGGCGGACGGCATTGGCCATGGCGGGCCTTCTCGTTGCGGGGGTGGCGGCGCTTCCCGGATGGGAGGGAGCGCGGACGGCTTTTGTGCTTCTGCCCCTGGCTTCGGCCCTCTTTTTTGACGCCGCCACCGCGCTTCTGGCCCTGGCCCTGGTTGTTGCCTTTATGCTTCCACCGCTCATGGCCGGGGAGTTTCGGGCGGGCCTCATCCTGCTTGGGGCCGCCGCTTCGGCCTTCTGCCTGGGCACGGGGGCCCGGCGCATAAGGGAACGCGAAGCCGTCCGGGGAAGGCACCGCGCGGCGCGACGGCGCGACGACCGGCTCTCCGACGGCCTTTGGGGCGAGCGGGACCCCGAGGTGCGGGACATCCTGAAAGGCGCATCGTTCACCCTCGCGCCGGAGGCGGTGAGCCTCTTCCTCCTTCAAGAGGGAGAGCTCACCCTGCGCTCATCCACCAACGAGGCCGTCACACTCGCGCCCCGGGGGCTCATCCACGAGGTCCTGGAAGAGGGCAGGCCCCTTCTGGGGGATGCCGGAAGGGGAGAAGGCTTCTCTCCGGGATACGTCCGCCGGGGGAGGGTCACCTCGCTTGCGGCTGCCCCGGTCAAGGACGGAGGGTTCACCCTGGGCGTCCTTGCAGCGGACAGCAGGAGCCCGGGGGCCTTCGGGGCTGCGGACCTCGAGGCGCTGGGGCTCTTTGCGGGGCAGGTCGCCCGGGCGCTTCTCAGGAAGCGCATCCAGGCCGAGACCGAAAGGACGAACCTCAAGCTCGAGGCCCTGCGGGCCCAAAGCTCCAGGCTCCTTTCCTCCCTGGAGACCGAGACCGTCCTGGACCTCATCATGGAGGCCGTCTCCGAGATGGTCTCCCTGGAGGCGGCCTTCTTCTTGAAGGATACCAGGGGCTTCAAGCTCGTCAGGACCGAGGGCTACGCCCCGCCCCGGAAGCTTCGGTTCGCCCTGGGGGGCTCGCTGGCGGGCATGGCCCTGGAGAACGCCCAGTGCCTGTACATCTCCAACATGACGCTGGGGCACGGACAGCGGGCCCTGCCCTTCGAGGGGCCGGAGGTGGGCTCGGCCCTAGCCGTGCCGGTCCTCTACGGCGAGGAGCCCCTGGGCGTCATCGTCCTGACCTCGCCCCGGACGGACACCCTCACCCCGGAGCAGATAGAGATACTTTCCATCGTCGTCAACCAGGCGGCCCTGTCCCTGAAAAACAGCATGCTCCACGGCGAGATTACGGCCAAGGCCATCACCGACGGCCTCACCGGGCTTTACAACCACCGGCACTTCCAGGAGCTCCTGGAAAAGGAGCTGGCCCGCGTCCTGAGAAGCGGGGGCTCCCTTGCGCTCCTTCTGCTGGACATCGACCATTTCAAGCAGATAAACGACACCTGCGGCCATCCCGCCGGGGACGCCGTGTTGAGGAAGCTGGCCACCATCCTCCGGCGGACCGTCCGCAGCGTGGACGTCCCCGCCCGATACGGGGGCGAGGAGTTCGCGGCCATCCTGGTGGACGTGGACCCGCAAGGGGCCAGGCGGACGGCGGAGCGCATTCGGGGCAAGGTAGAGGGAGCGGCCTTCCGGGTGGACGGGCGGGAGATACCCGTTACTCTCAGCGTCGGGGTGGCCTCCGCCCCCAGGGATGCCCGGCGCAAGGCCGACCTCATCGAGCGGGCGGACCGGGCGCTCTACCATGCCAAGGAGAGCGGCAGAAACAGGGTGGCCGCCTGGGAGACGGGGGGTGCGAGGTGCCTTGTCATGCCTTCTTCTCAAAGCCCGCTGATTCGCTGA
- a CDS encoding XdhC family protein, with translation MDVFSALARMKAQGLPCALAIVVQREGSSPQREGAKMLVRADGSTAGTVGGGCLEAEVRQAALMALKDGEPRTARFALTDEQGGLVCGGKVLVYIEPVIPEPHLLVLGAGHVGRALAHAARFAGFRVTVADDREEFLGDLPQARTAVVRDFSEAFRTLPADADTYVVVATRGHTHDLAALTAALRTPARYVGLLGSRRKRALLFRHLKRDGFSEEDMGRVLTPVGLPIGAATPEEIAISIVAQMIETRRKSGLPHAEGRDRGVGGGACGGALGADGHPEAASSPPGETRPQTHH, from the coding sequence ATGGACGTCTTCTCGGCCCTCGCCCGCATGAAGGCCCAGGGCCTTCCCTGCGCCCTGGCCATCGTGGTGCAGAGGGAGGGCTCCTCCCCGCAGCGGGAGGGCGCCAAGATGCTGGTCAGGGCCGACGGCTCCACGGCGGGCACGGTGGGGGGCGGGTGCCTGGAGGCCGAGGTGCGGCAGGCCGCCCTCATGGCCTTGAAGGACGGGGAGCCCCGGACGGCCCGGTTCGCCCTTACCGATGAACAGGGCGGGCTGGTCTGCGGCGGAAAGGTCCTGGTCTATATCGAGCCGGTCATCCCCGAGCCTCATCTGCTCGTCCTTGGGGCCGGCCACGTGGGCCGCGCCCTGGCCCATGCGGCCCGCTTTGCGGGCTTTCGGGTCACCGTGGCGGACGACCGGGAGGAGTTCCTGGGCGACCTCCCCCAGGCCCGGACGGCCGTTGTCCGGGACTTCTCGGAGGCTTTCCGGACGCTTCCCGCCGATGCCGACACCTACGTGGTGGTGGCCACCCGCGGGCATACGCACGACCTTGCGGCCCTCACGGCCGCCCTGCGCACCCCGGCGCGGTACGTGGGGCTTCTGGGAAGCCGCCGGAAGCGCGCCCTCCTCTTCCGGCACCTGAAAAGGGACGGGTTTTCGGAGGAGGACATGGGCCGGGTCCTCACCCCCGTGGGGCTTCCCATCGGGGCGGCCACCCCCGAGGAGATAGCCATAAGCATCGTGGCCCAGATGATAGAGACAAGGAGGAAAAGTGGCCTCCCCCATGCCGAGGGCCGGGACAGAGGTGTGGGCGGTGGTGCTTGCGGCGGGGCGCTCGGAGCGGATGGGCACCCCGAAGCAGCTTCTTCCCCTCCGGGGGAAACCCGCCCTCAGACGCACCATTGA
- a CDS encoding OsmC family protein yields MAGPEDLKEIVQKRMELMKRKPEAALYRPRVTSRHVRGLYTESRARRHVMKSDYPPPAGGEDLGPNPIEMLLGAFAACIEASFYEFAAHRGYRVDAVSVEVEGTLDLRGLFMIGDVPASFKDIRYTFSIESPEDGDRIRELANEVLCHCPVVASLSTPVPVTGEVNVKKTGG; encoded by the coding sequence ATGGCAGGACCGGAAGACCTCAAGGAAATCGTCCAGAAGCGGATGGAACTCATGAAGCGCAAACCCGAGGCGGCTCTCTACCGCCCGCGGGTGACGTCGCGGCACGTGCGGGGCCTGTACACCGAAAGCAGGGCCCGCCGGCACGTGATGAAAAGCGATTACCCGCCGCCGGCCGGGGGCGAGGACCTGGGCCCCAACCCCATCGAGATGCTCCTGGGCGCCTTTGCCGCCTGCATCGAGGCGTCCTTCTACGAGTTTGCCGCCCACCGGGGCTACAGGGTGGACGCCGTGAGCGTGGAGGTGGAGGGCACGCTGGACCTGAGGGGGCTTTTCATGATAGGGGACGTCCCGGCCTCCTTCAAGGACATCCGTTACACCTTCTCCATAGAGTCTCCGGAGGACGGGGACAGGATACGGGAGCTTGCCAACGAGGTGCTCTGCCACTGTCCCGTGGTGGCGAGCCTCTCCACCCCCGTGCCCGTTACGGGCGAGGTCAACGTCAAAAAGACGGGCGGGTAA
- a CDS encoding (2Fe-2S)-binding protein — MIHLNVNGKSYSVQAPADVPLLWVLRERLGLWGTKFGCGIGLCGSCTVHVDGIVTRSCMLAAGEAEGKKVLTIEGLPEDHPVKRAWVAEQVPQCGYCQPGQIMQATALLARDPDPSDETIRHFMEGNLCRCGTYPDIRRAIRRAARERKKK, encoded by the coding sequence ATGATACACCTGAACGTAAACGGAAAGAGTTACAGCGTCCAGGCCCCGGCGGATGTCCCGCTGCTCTGGGTGCTCCGCGAGCGCCTGGGCCTCTGGGGCACCAAGTTCGGATGCGGCATCGGCCTGTGCGGCTCCTGCACGGTGCACGTGGACGGAATAGTCACGCGCTCCTGCATGCTCGCGGCCGGGGAGGCCGAGGGCAAGAAGGTCCTCACCATCGAGGGCCTTCCCGAGGACCACCCGGTCAAGCGCGCCTGGGTGGCCGAGCAGGTCCCACAGTGCGGCTACTGCCAGCCCGGCCAGATAATGCAGGCCACAGCCCTGCTCGCCCGGGACCCCGACCCCTCGGACGAGACGATACGGCATTTCATGGAGGGGAACCTCTGCCGGTGCGGCACCTACCCCGACATCAGGCGGGCCATTCGCCGCGCGGCCAGGGAGAGGAAAAAGAAATGA